A single genomic interval of Granulicella tundricola MP5ACTX9 harbors:
- a CDS encoding F0F1 ATP synthase subunit C has translation MDSTTAIAIASIVTAGLTIGIGCLAPALGEGKSVATALTSLAQQPDASATITRTLFVGLAMIESLAIYCFVVSMILIFANPFWKFVIAHAVQGK, from the coding sequence ATGGATAGCACAACCGCAATAGCCATCGCGTCTATTGTCACAGCCGGTTTGACAATCGGTATAGGATGCCTCGCCCCGGCGCTCGGCGAAGGAAAGTCGGTGGCGACCGCTCTCACCTCTCTCGCGCAGCAGCCGGACGCTTCCGCCACCATTACCAGGACGCTCTTCGTCGGCCTAGCGATGATTGAGTCCCTGGCTATCTACTGCTTCGTCGTCTCCATGATTTTGATCTTCGCGAATCCATTCTGGAAGTTCGTCATCGCGCACGCTGTCCAGGGTAAGTGA
- the glgX gene encoding glycogen debranching protein GlgX has product MTPIRPLDPVQGTDPGRPFPLGPTVCEKGTNFSLFSANATMVELLLFNGVDDVAPSRTIKLDGERNRTSHYWHMLVCGITPGQLYGFRVHGPDDPAGGFRFDSQKVLLDPYGRSVAVGKNYSRAAGCAPGDTAASCMKSVVVDPSRFDWEDDVPLNHSFRQTVIYEMHVAGFTRNANSGVEENKRGTFLGVVEKIPYLQQLGVTAVELLPVFQFDPQDTPHGLENYWGYDPVSFFAPHLAYGTDSDPLRCMDEFRTMVKALHKAGIEVILDVVYNHTSEGNERGPTVCFRGIENSTYYILNHDKARYANFTGSGNTLKANQSVVKRLILDSLAYWVSEMHVDGFRFDLASVFSRNEAGEPMVNAPIIWEIDSHPALAGTKLIAEAWDEGGLYQVGSFGPDKWKEWNGQFRDDIRAFVKGEQGTVVKLRERITGSLDLYGVGDRPTGQSINFVTCHDGFTVNDLVSYDSKHNEANRENNRDGTDANHSWNCGTEGPSEDQAVSLLRSRQIKNLLALTLLSAGTPMLLMGDEGRRTQGGNNNAYCQNSETSWLDWSLNSHNEELGRFVACLVRLRFGSEVSSDRVRLSLEQYEVEAHYEWHGIELGKPDWKDDSHAIAFTLHTGSLKRLLYVAVNAFWEPLSFALPASNAAGPLGWQRLVDTSLASPNDIVESESGVVVTDARYLVNSRSIVVLQTSLS; this is encoded by the coding sequence ATGACACCAATCCGGCCACTAGACCCTGTGCAGGGGACAGACCCGGGAAGGCCTTTCCCTCTCGGTCCAACTGTTTGCGAGAAAGGAACAAACTTTAGCCTATTTTCGGCGAATGCCACAATGGTTGAACTTCTCCTGTTCAACGGAGTTGACGATGTAGCTCCTTCAAGGACCATCAAGTTGGACGGCGAGCGAAATCGCACGTCGCACTATTGGCACATGTTGGTTTGCGGCATCACACCGGGGCAACTGTACGGCTTTCGTGTTCACGGTCCCGACGACCCGGCGGGAGGTTTTCGTTTCGATAGCCAGAAGGTGTTGCTCGATCCCTATGGCCGAAGCGTGGCCGTGGGAAAAAACTACAGCCGCGCTGCGGGCTGCGCGCCTGGAGACACGGCTGCAAGTTGCATGAAGAGTGTTGTCGTCGATCCGAGCCGCTTTGATTGGGAAGATGACGTTCCTCTGAATCACTCGTTCCGTCAGACTGTGATCTACGAAATGCATGTTGCGGGTTTCACTCGGAACGCGAATTCAGGAGTCGAGGAAAACAAGCGCGGTACATTCCTGGGGGTGGTTGAGAAGATCCCTTATCTCCAGCAGCTTGGCGTGACCGCTGTTGAACTGCTGCCCGTATTCCAGTTCGATCCGCAGGATACGCCCCACGGCCTCGAGAATTACTGGGGCTATGATCCGGTGTCGTTTTTTGCTCCGCATCTCGCGTATGGCACAGACAGCGACCCTCTGCGCTGTATGGACGAGTTTAGAACGATGGTCAAAGCCCTTCACAAGGCAGGAATCGAGGTCATCCTCGACGTGGTTTACAACCACACATCGGAGGGAAACGAGCGCGGTCCGACGGTCTGCTTTCGCGGAATTGAGAACAGTACCTACTACATCCTCAACCACGACAAAGCCCGCTACGCCAACTTCACCGGCTCCGGTAACACGCTGAAGGCGAACCAATCTGTGGTCAAGCGTCTTATCCTCGACAGCCTGGCGTACTGGGTCTCCGAGATGCACGTCGATGGGTTCCGGTTCGACCTGGCCTCAGTCTTTTCAAGGAATGAAGCCGGTGAGCCGATGGTGAACGCACCGATCATCTGGGAGATCGACTCCCACCCTGCACTCGCGGGTACAAAGCTCATTGCGGAGGCCTGGGACGAAGGGGGCCTTTATCAGGTTGGCAGTTTTGGGCCCGATAAGTGGAAGGAATGGAATGGACAGTTCAGGGATGACATACGAGCTTTCGTGAAGGGTGAGCAAGGGACGGTCGTGAAGCTGAGAGAACGGATCACGGGGAGTCTCGACCTCTACGGGGTTGGGGATCGGCCCACGGGTCAAAGCATCAATTTTGTGACCTGTCATGACGGTTTCACCGTCAACGATCTTGTGTCGTATGACTCGAAGCATAACGAAGCCAATCGCGAAAACAATCGTGATGGGACGGACGCCAACCATAGCTGGAATTGTGGAACCGAGGGGCCAAGCGAGGATCAGGCTGTCTCGCTCCTCCGGTCGCGGCAGATTAAGAACCTGCTTGCTCTTACGCTGCTTTCGGCAGGAACGCCTATGCTCCTGATGGGCGATGAAGGACGCCGCACCCAAGGGGGGAACAATAATGCCTATTGCCAAAATAGCGAAACGAGTTGGTTGGACTGGAGCCTGAATAGTCACAATGAGGAATTGGGACGCTTTGTTGCATGTCTGGTTCGGTTACGTTTCGGATCTGAAGTCTCAAGCGATCGTGTACGCCTTAGCCTGGAGCAGTATGAGGTTGAAGCGCATTACGAATGGCATGGAATCGAGCTCGGAAAGCCCGACTGGAAAGATGATTCTCACGCGATTGCCTTTACGCTTCATACAGGATCGCTCAAGCGCTTGCTTTACGTCGCCGTCAACGCCTTCTGGGAACCACTCTCATTCGCCTTGCCCGCAAGCAACGCCGCAGGCCCACTTGGCTGGCAGCGTCTCGTCGACACATCGCTCGCGTCACCCAACGACATTGTTGAATCCGAAAGTGGGGTTGTGGTCACGGACGCTCGGTATCTCGTTAATTCCCGCTCAATAGTGGTTCTCCAGACAAGCTTGAGCTAG
- a CDS encoding N-ATPase subunit AtpR, producing MSETLKVSGAILGGLALGAFFFVGLWWTVRRGVASAHPAVVFLGSMILRTLVVMLGFYCLGRGDWRNVVGSLAGFVAARFIVTRNAPSFAHAKLDIPVEGAP from the coding sequence ATGAGTGAGACGCTAAAAGTCAGCGGCGCTATACTCGGGGGCCTCGCTTTGGGTGCCTTCTTCTTCGTCGGGCTGTGGTGGACGGTGCGAAGAGGAGTAGCCTCGGCGCATCCAGCGGTCGTATTTCTCGGCAGCATGATTCTTCGGACACTGGTAGTTATGTTGGGCTTCTATTGTTTAGGTCGCGGCGACTGGCGGAACGTGGTCGGTAGTCTCGCGGGATTTGTAGCGGCCCGGTTTATCGTCACACGCAACGCACCTTCTTTCGCTCATGCGAAGCTGGACATTCCTGTGGAAGGTGCACCATGA
- a CDS encoding F0F1 ATP synthase subunit epsilon: MQLKVLLPSGIFFESDNVERIVAETRSGSFGILPHRRDCVAALAPGILTYQEANGSPAYLAVDEGALAKVGMKVLISVRRAIRGTDLGQLHDEVKRQFLTLNNEERQVRDALHKLESTFAGKLAEFAHER; this comes from the coding sequence ATGCAGCTTAAGGTGCTTCTCCCCTCCGGAATCTTCTTCGAGAGCGATAACGTGGAACGAATCGTGGCTGAGACGCGCTCAGGCTCTTTCGGTATTCTGCCACATCGGCGTGACTGTGTTGCGGCACTTGCGCCGGGGATACTGACCTACCAGGAGGCCAATGGTTCACCGGCCTATCTAGCCGTTGATGAAGGCGCCCTCGCAAAGGTCGGGATGAAAGTGCTGATTTCGGTGCGGCGAGCGATTCGAGGTACCGATCTGGGCCAACTGCACGACGAGGTCAAGCGGCAGTTCCTGACTCTGAACAATGAAGAGCGGCAAGTTCGAGACGCCCTCCACAAGTTGGAGAGCACGTTTGCCGGCAAACTTGCGGAGTTCGCTCATGAGCGATAA
- the atpD gene encoding F0F1 ATP synthase subunit beta, with translation MSDEPVAPHCGVVVSIRGSVVDAQFSGQLPSVFSILRCGTKEAIVIEVMEQIDQDRVRGIALTATQGLARGMTVRDTGMPLQAPVGKKIISRMFDVFGHAIDRQPEPANTEWRSVHRAPPPLSDRLTKSEVFQTGIKAIDVLVPLERGGKAGLFGGAGVGKTVLLTEMIHNMIGHQKGMSIFCGIGERCREGEELYSGMKDAGVLKDMVMVYGQMNEPPGARFRVGHAALTMAEYFRDDEHRDVLFLVDNIFRFLQAGMEVSGLLGQMPSRLGYQSTMGTELSGLEERIANTHAGAITSIQAVYVPADDLTDPAAEHVFGHLSASLVLSRKRASEGLYPAIDLLQSNSAMATSAIVGERHYRVAQQIRKTLAEYEALKDIVAMLGLDQLSPADRLTVGRARRLERFLTQPFFATEQFSGLKGKQVSLEDALDGCERILRDEFKDVPESALYMIGAISEAKQAPPQKKQDGKATPTSMPPPAAPAGSAHAA, from the coding sequence ATGTCCGACGAACCCGTGGCACCCCATTGCGGCGTCGTCGTCTCTATAAGGGGCAGTGTGGTCGACGCGCAATTCTCCGGCCAACTGCCGTCAGTGTTTTCTATTCTGCGCTGTGGCACAAAGGAAGCAATCGTCATCGAGGTGATGGAGCAGATCGATCAAGATCGAGTAAGGGGCATCGCACTTACAGCGACACAGGGGCTCGCGCGTGGGATGACGGTAAGGGATACTGGCATGCCTCTGCAGGCTCCGGTAGGCAAGAAGATCATTTCGCGCATGTTCGACGTGTTCGGCCACGCGATCGACCGCCAGCCTGAGCCTGCGAACACCGAGTGGCGGAGTGTGCATCGGGCTCCGCCCCCGCTGTCGGATCGTCTTACGAAATCCGAGGTGTTTCAGACCGGCATCAAGGCAATCGATGTGCTGGTACCTCTTGAGCGTGGGGGTAAGGCAGGTCTCTTTGGAGGTGCCGGGGTAGGAAAGACCGTGCTGCTAACCGAGATGATCCACAACATGATCGGACACCAGAAAGGGATGAGCATCTTCTGCGGCATCGGCGAGCGCTGTCGTGAAGGAGAAGAGCTCTACAGCGGCATGAAGGATGCCGGTGTACTGAAAGATATGGTGATGGTCTACGGTCAGATGAACGAGCCCCCCGGCGCTCGCTTCCGCGTGGGCCACGCTGCCTTGACCATGGCCGAATACTTCCGAGACGACGAGCATCGAGACGTACTCTTTTTGGTGGACAACATCTTCCGCTTCCTTCAAGCGGGTATGGAAGTCTCCGGCCTGCTTGGTCAGATGCCATCGCGGCTGGGGTATCAATCCACCATGGGCACAGAGTTGTCCGGCCTGGAAGAGCGCATCGCCAACACACACGCCGGTGCCATCACTTCGATTCAAGCTGTGTATGTGCCTGCGGACGACCTGACCGATCCCGCGGCGGAGCACGTCTTTGGGCACCTTTCGGCGTCGCTTGTGCTGTCACGAAAGCGGGCAAGCGAGGGATTGTATCCAGCGATCGACCTGCTGCAATCGAACTCTGCCATGGCGACATCCGCCATCGTAGGCGAACGCCACTACCGGGTCGCCCAGCAAATTCGCAAGACCCTCGCCGAATACGAAGCACTGAAAGATATCGTGGCGATGCTGGGTTTGGACCAGCTCTCCCCGGCAGACCGCCTAACGGTTGGAAGAGCGCGGCGGCTCGAACGCTTTCTCACGCAACCGTTCTTCGCAACGGAGCAGTTTAGCGGCTTGAAGGGAAAGCAGGTGAGCCTGGAAGATGCGCTCGATGGGTGCGAACGTATTCTGCGGGATGAGTTCAAGGATGTTCCCGAGAGTGCGCTCTACATGATCGGAGCCATCAGCGAAGCAAAGCAAGCGCCCCCCCAAAAGAAGCAGGACGGTAAAGCCACTCCCACTTCGATGCCGCCGCCAGCCGCCCCAGCGGGGTCCGCCCATGCAGCTTAA
- a CDS encoding alternate F1F0 ATPase, F1 subunit alpha produces MSEPVGVLLTALDSVFDELTHACATYSPSLVPEEIGIITSLSTGIATISGLPNLGNEELVSFKDDRLGLAFNVDEGEVGLILLCDYQDLHVGDEVRRTGRVMDIGVGNGLLGRVLDPLGRPIDGKPPPLTEHRLPVERPAPAIMDRAPVSVPLQTGLKVVDAMIPIGRGQRELILGDRQTGKTAIATDTILNQRGQNVVCVYCAIGQRASSVAKVIANLEEKGAMEYTVVVVAEGNNAPGLVYITPYAATSIAEYFMEQGRDVLIVYDDLTQHAQAYRELSLLLRRPPGREAYPGDIFYIHSRMLERSTHLIKDLGGGSLTALPIIETDAQDISAYIPTNLISITDGQIYLSPTLFELGVLPAVDVALSVSRVGSQAQKPAYRAVAGDLKLAYSQFEELETFAKFGTHLDDATRKTIDHGQRIRACLKQPQSQPLPVAQQIVVLIALQAGLFDQVPLDKVADGEGALQKALKTLPKDVAGRLTSEDKLSDEDRKTIVALAKGALAGFQPKPDPAPATKDAK; encoded by the coding sequence ATGAGTGAGCCCGTCGGAGTTCTGCTGACGGCGCTAGACAGCGTCTTCGATGAACTGACGCATGCGTGCGCCACCTACTCGCCAAGCCTGGTGCCGGAGGAGATTGGAATCATCACCAGTCTTTCGACTGGCATCGCCACCATCTCCGGTCTGCCGAACCTCGGCAATGAAGAGTTGGTCAGCTTCAAAGACGATCGCCTGGGTTTGGCGTTCAACGTGGATGAAGGAGAGGTCGGCCTCATCCTGCTCTGCGACTACCAAGACCTCCACGTTGGCGACGAGGTGCGACGCACCGGACGCGTGATGGACATAGGCGTTGGGAATGGTTTGCTGGGTCGCGTGCTCGATCCGCTGGGCCGGCCAATTGACGGCAAGCCACCTCCGCTGACCGAACATCGTCTGCCTGTGGAACGGCCAGCCCCCGCGATCATGGATCGCGCACCGGTTAGCGTTCCGCTGCAAACGGGACTGAAGGTCGTTGATGCGATGATCCCCATAGGTCGCGGTCAGCGTGAACTCATTCTTGGCGACCGACAAACCGGCAAGACCGCGATTGCGACCGACACGATTCTGAATCAGCGCGGACAGAATGTGGTCTGCGTGTACTGCGCCATTGGACAGCGAGCGTCCTCGGTTGCCAAAGTCATCGCCAACTTGGAGGAAAAAGGCGCGATGGAGTACACGGTCGTTGTCGTGGCGGAGGGCAACAATGCACCTGGGCTGGTCTACATCACACCCTATGCGGCAACCAGTATCGCCGAGTACTTCATGGAGCAAGGGCGCGACGTGTTGATTGTCTATGACGATCTCACGCAGCACGCACAGGCCTATCGCGAGCTTTCCCTTCTACTGCGTAGACCTCCGGGTCGAGAAGCATATCCCGGCGACATCTTCTACATACACTCCCGCATGCTGGAACGTTCTACTCATTTGATCAAAGATCTGGGCGGCGGTTCCCTGACTGCTCTTCCCATCATCGAAACCGACGCGCAGGATATCTCCGCATACATTCCCACCAACCTGATCTCCATCACCGATGGTCAGATCTACCTTTCGCCTACGCTGTTTGAGCTTGGCGTCCTTCCGGCCGTCGACGTGGCGTTATCTGTCTCGCGCGTGGGGAGCCAGGCACAGAAGCCCGCTTACCGTGCTGTCGCAGGCGATCTCAAGCTCGCCTACTCGCAGTTCGAAGAACTCGAAACCTTCGCAAAGTTTGGAACGCACTTGGACGACGCGACACGGAAGACCATCGATCATGGCCAGCGGATACGGGCTTGTCTGAAGCAGCCGCAGTCCCAGCCTCTTCCGGTCGCACAACAGATTGTCGTGCTGATCGCGTTGCAGGCCGGACTGTTCGATCAAGTTCCTTTGGATAAAGTAGCGGACGGTGAAGGCGCACTTCAAAAGGCGCTCAAAACACTTCCCAAAGACGTTGCCGGTCGGCTCACGTCGGAAGACAAGTTGAGCGACGAGGATCGCAAAACGATCGTCGCGCTTGCAAAAGGCGCGCTAGCGGGCTTTCAGCCTAAACCCGATCCAGCCCCAGCGACGAAGGACGCCAAATGA
- a CDS encoding IS5 family transposase: protein MKQQTFASQSIFEKYGRKSRRELFLDEMEVVVPWPELQALVEPHYPKAGNGRRPVGLAIMLRTYFMQQWFNLSDPGVEEAFYESFTLRRFAGVDLGVAPAPDETTVLRFRHLLEKHDLGGAMLDAVNLHLAARGIRIETGTIVDATIIHAPSSTKNEKKERDPAMRQTRKGKQWYFGLKAHIGVDAKEGHVHSVATSAANVSDVHMLPDLLHGDERKVWGDGGYQGQTKAIRQAAPKAQDMTCKRTRFKNYVDEAAKKKNTTKSKVRAKVEHVFRVLKRVFGFDKVRYRGIAKNHHRLCANFALINLYLHRKHLAGTAA, encoded by the coding sequence ATGAAGCAGCAGACGTTTGCGTCCCAGTCGATCTTTGAGAAGTATGGGCGGAAGTCTCGGCGGGAGCTGTTTTTGGATGAAATGGAAGTGGTTGTTCCGTGGCCCGAGTTACAGGCTCTGGTCGAACCGCACTACCCGAAGGCCGGCAACGGCCGTCGTCCTGTCGGGCTTGCGATCATGCTTCGGACGTACTTTATGCAACAGTGGTTCAACTTGTCCGACCCCGGCGTCGAAGAGGCGTTTTACGAGTCCTTCACGCTGCGGCGGTTCGCTGGTGTTGACCTGGGCGTGGCTCCGGCACCGGATGAAACGACAGTGCTGCGCTTCCGCCACCTGCTCGAAAAGCATGACCTTGGCGGTGCCATGCTCGACGCGGTGAACCTGCATCTGGCGGCCAGGGGCATCCGCATCGAGACCGGCACGATCGTGGATGCGACCATTATTCATGCGCCTTCTTCGACCAAGAACGAGAAGAAAGAGCGTGATCCGGCGATGCGTCAGACTCGTAAGGGCAAGCAGTGGTACTTCGGACTGAAGGCGCACATCGGCGTTGATGCAAAAGAAGGTCACGTGCATTCGGTGGCGACGTCTGCGGCCAACGTTTCAGACGTTCACATGCTGCCGGATTTGCTGCATGGCGACGAGCGAAAGGTGTGGGGCGACGGCGGCTATCAAGGCCAGACCAAGGCCATCCGGCAGGCCGCGCCCAAGGCCCAGGACATGACCTGCAAGCGAACCAGGTTCAAGAACTATGTCGATGAAGCGGCAAAGAAGAAGAATACGACGAAATCAAAAGTAAGAGCGAAAGTAGAACATGTCTTCCGTGTCCTGAAGCGCGTCTTCGGCTTCGACAAGGTACGCTACCGAGGCATCGCCAAGAACCATCACCGGCTATGCGCCAACTTCGCCCTCATCAACCTCTACCTCCACCGCAAGCACCTGGCGGGAACCGCCGCCTAG
- a CDS encoding zinc-binding alcohol dehydrogenase family protein, with protein sequence MQAAIFRHSAKDTKPYLSIEDVPRPTMLPGHSLLRMIACGVCRTDLHIVTGELPALRTQLIPGHQIVGEVVDGATPNFPIGMRVGVSWMGGVDGTCWYCMHSAENLCDEPVFTGYTVDGGYAEFVLVRTDFLLPLPVGLDDAAAAPLLCAGIIGFRSLRVAGVEPGEKVGLHGFGSSASLAIQVLHSWNCEVYVSSRGQGNRDRAAALNATWVGKDGDKPPVALDRAITFAPSGEVVIAALSALRKGGVVAVNAIHMAQIPAFDYDSLLWGERQIRSVANMTRADARDFLEIAHTLGIRPKTTVLKLEQANEALAMLSRDRDDSSIVLVP encoded by the coding sequence ATGCAAGCGGCTATCTTTCGTCATTCCGCTAAGGATACGAAGCCGTATCTCAGCATCGAAGATGTTCCGCGCCCAACCATGCTTCCGGGGCACTCTCTCTTGCGCATGATCGCTTGTGGTGTATGCCGGACTGACTTGCACATCGTGACTGGAGAGTTACCCGCATTGAGGACGCAGCTGATCCCCGGCCATCAGATCGTCGGCGAAGTCGTCGACGGTGCAACACCAAACTTCCCCATTGGAATGCGTGTCGGAGTCTCCTGGATGGGTGGAGTGGACGGTACTTGTTGGTACTGCATGCATAGCGCGGAAAATCTTTGTGACGAGCCAGTCTTCACCGGATACACAGTCGATGGAGGGTACGCAGAGTTTGTTCTTGTACGCACCGACTTCCTGCTGCCACTCCCCGTTGGCTTGGACGATGCCGCAGCAGCGCCGCTTTTGTGCGCCGGGATTATTGGCTTTCGCAGCCTTCGTGTGGCGGGAGTTGAACCTGGTGAAAAAGTAGGACTTCACGGCTTCGGTAGCTCGGCAAGCCTGGCAATCCAGGTGTTGCACTCTTGGAATTGCGAGGTATACGTCTCATCTCGCGGCCAGGGCAATCGTGACCGCGCCGCCGCTTTAAACGCAACATGGGTAGGAAAAGACGGGGATAAGCCGCCCGTTGCGCTGGATCGTGCGATCACCTTTGCTCCCAGCGGAGAGGTTGTGATCGCAGCGCTGAGCGCACTTCGCAAAGGTGGCGTCGTAGCGGTCAACGCCATTCATATGGCCCAGATTCCAGCATTCGACTACGACAGCCTGCTCTGGGGCGAGCGGCAGATACGCAGCGTCGCAAACATGACCCGGGCTGACGCCCGCGACTTTCTTGAGATTGCACATACGCTCGGTATACGCCCGAAGACGACTGTACTGAAGTTAGAACAGGCGAATGAAGCGCTGGCCATGCTTAGCAGAGATCGCGACGATAGCTCCATTGTCCTTGTTCCATAG
- a CDS encoding AtpZ/AtpI family protein, translating into MSDNEIVPPSIAPGKEDLFAGQIGAKAARKQRALRAGDQGVWFGLGMSGLIGWSVAVPTVLGAALGVWLDDRHPQKFSWTLTLLFAGLIIGCFNAWHWVAQQDASMREENTDE; encoded by the coding sequence ATGAGCGATAACGAGATCGTGCCACCCAGCATTGCCCCGGGCAAAGAGGATCTCTTCGCCGGGCAAATCGGTGCCAAAGCTGCGAGAAAGCAGCGGGCGTTGCGTGCAGGGGATCAAGGCGTCTGGTTTGGTCTCGGAATGTCAGGACTCATCGGCTGGTCCGTCGCGGTACCGACGGTATTGGGCGCGGCCCTCGGCGTCTGGCTCGATGATCGACACCCGCAGAAGTTTTCCTGGACGCTTACCCTGCTGTTCGCAGGTCTGATTATTGGCTGCTTCAACGCCTGGCATTGGGTCGCACAGCAAGATGCATCCATGCGAGAGGAGAACACCGATGAGTGA
- a CDS encoding F0F1 ATP synthase subunit A, whose translation MNLTSDQVIFWQHGFFKLNETILTTWAMMLLMAFGAMLITRHLATEGKISRWQGALEIIITTLESQIKEVGLPDARKYLAFLGTLFVFVATCALCVILPGYKPPTGSLSTTAALALCVFLAVPLYGIREQGLGGYLKTYTQPTIIMLPFNIISELSRTLALAVRLFGNMMSGVMIVGILLTITPFIFPIVMTALGLLTGMVQAYIFTILAGVYIAAATLVPRRQNVAVAAPKALPKQS comes from the coding sequence ATGAATCTCACTTCCGATCAGGTCATCTTCTGGCAACACGGCTTTTTCAAGCTGAACGAGACCATCTTGACGACCTGGGCCATGATGCTGCTGATGGCATTCGGTGCGATGCTCATCACGCGCCATCTTGCAACGGAAGGTAAGATCTCTCGCTGGCAGGGCGCGCTTGAAATCATCATTACGACGCTGGAATCCCAAATCAAGGAAGTGGGTCTGCCAGATGCACGCAAATACCTAGCGTTTCTGGGGACGTTGTTTGTCTTCGTAGCCACGTGCGCGCTTTGTGTGATCCTCCCCGGCTACAAGCCACCGACCGGCTCCCTCTCGACTACCGCGGCGCTCGCGCTCTGTGTCTTTCTCGCTGTGCCGCTTTATGGAATCCGCGAGCAGGGCCTGGGGGGCTATCTGAAAACGTACACGCAGCCGACGATCATCATGCTGCCGTTCAACATCATCAGTGAGCTGTCACGGACCTTGGCCCTGGCGGTGCGCCTCTTCGGCAACATGATGAGCGGCGTGATGATCGTCGGCATTCTGCTTACGATCACCCCCTTTATCTTCCCCATCGTCATGACTGCGCTCGGTCTGCTCACAGGTATGGTTCAGGCCTACATCTTCACCATTCTTGCAGGGGTCTATATCGCGGCGGCCACGTTGGTTCCAAGGCGGCAGAACGTAGCCGTCGCGGCCCCGAAAGCACTTCCCAAGCAAAGCTGA
- a CDS encoding F0F1 ATP synthase subunit delta: MLIDWFTVIAQMLNFLILVWLLKHFLYQPILNAIDTREKGIASKLADAEAKEADAHKQQEDFESKNKTFDEQRAALMTKADSDAKAEHDRLIGDAHKEADGVRASEAAALKDDQAHQTVAIRRMAQDQVFAITKKTLADLATVTLEERIGEVFTRRLREMNAKDKEEMGAALKSSPEASLLRSAFNLPDQQRAAIQNALNETFSAVIRVRYETDANAISGIELTAQGQKLSWSISSYLDSFDRSLAELTSQGTKPAPVTEAK, from the coding sequence ATGCTCATCGATTGGTTCACCGTCATCGCGCAGATGCTCAACTTCCTGATCCTGGTCTGGCTCTTGAAGCATTTTCTTTATCAGCCCATCCTTAACGCCATCGACACGCGCGAGAAAGGTATCGCGTCCAAGCTCGCGGATGCTGAAGCGAAAGAGGCTGACGCCCATAAGCAGCAGGAAGACTTCGAATCCAAGAACAAGACTTTCGACGAGCAGCGGGCTGCACTGATGACCAAGGCCGACAGCGACGCCAAAGCAGAGCACGATCGTCTGATTGGCGATGCACACAAGGAAGCGGATGGAGTTCGCGCCTCTGAGGCCGCTGCGCTGAAGGACGATCAGGCGCACCAGACGGTCGCAATCAGACGCATGGCTCAGGACCAGGTGTTTGCGATCACAAAAAAGACATTGGCCGATCTCGCGACCGTAACTCTGGAGGAACGCATCGGAGAAGTTTTCACGCGCAGGCTGCGGGAGATGAACGCTAAGGATAAGGAGGAAATGGGCGCTGCGCTGAAGTCTTCGCCCGAGGCCTCACTGCTTCGCAGCGCTTTCAACCTTCCCGACCAGCAGCGCGCTGCGATTCAGAATGCGCTGAATGAAACTTTTTCCGCAGTGATCCGGGTTCGATATGAGACGGATGCGAATGCAATCAGCGGCATCGAACTCACCGCGCAAGGGCAAAAACTCTCCTGGAGTATCTCTAGCTACCTCGATTCCTTTGATCGGAGTCTTGCCGAACTGACATCGCAGGGAACGAAGCCGGCGCCTGTTACAGAGGCTAAATGA